From the Polaribacter tangerinus genome, the window ACGTTCTTTTTTTATCGATTTTAAAGTTTCATTAAATTTAAAGATGCTCCTAGTTCTAGCACTACAAGAGCACAAAAAAAAATAAGATAAACTTTACAATAAATTTCTTAAAAAAGACTTGCATAATTCAGTAAAAAAATTATTTTTGCACAAAATTAAACAATAAGAAATGTATTGGACATTAGAATTAGCATCCTATTTAGCAGATGCGCCTTGGCCAGCAACCAAAGATGAGTTAATAGATTACGCTATTAGAACCGGTTCTCCTTTAGAAGTTGTAGAAAACCTACAAGATATAGAAGATGAAGGTGATGCGTACGACTCAATTATAGAAATTTGGCCAGACTATCCTACCGAAGATGATTATCTTTGGAACGAAGATGAATACTAAACGTACTAATAAAAATATAAAAAGTCTCTAAAGAGGCTTTTTTTTTGTTTTTTTATTTAGAAAAAAGATACCTTTTTTTCTAAATTTAAAAACCTGATATACAACTAAATAAAAACAGCTTTTTTTAAAGCCGTAAAAAATATTATATATATGAGCATTCTAAATTCAGTAATCAAACTATTTGTTGGCGATAAACAACAAAAAGACTTAAAGTTTTTACAACCAGTTGTAGAAGATGTAAAAAAGTTCGAAGCGGCTATTTCTAAACTTAGTAACGATGAGTTAAGAGCAAAAACCAGTCAATTTAAAAAACAACTTTTAGAGGCTACACAAAGTTTTGATTCTAAAATTGCTACACTCGAAGAAGAGGCAAAAAATGCAGATATAGACAGACAAGAAGACATTTACTCAGAAATAGATGCACTTAAAGATGAGGCTTATGCAATATCAGAAAAGACGCTATTAACTATTATGCCAGAAGCATTTGCTGTTGTTAAAGAAACTGCAAAACGCTTTGCCGAAAATGAAGAAATTGAAGTAACTGCTACCGCATTCGACAGAGAACTATCTGGTATTAGAGACCATATTTCGCTTGATGGCGAAAAAGCAATTTGGGCTAACTCTTGGGACGCAGCAGGAAAACCAGTAACTTGGGATATGGTTCATTATGATGTTCAGTTAATTGGTGGCGCTGTTTTACATCAAGGAAAAGTAGCTGAAATGATGACAGGTGAAGGAAAAACGCTAGTTTCTACCCTGCCCGTTTACCTAAATGCACTTTCTGGAAACGGAGTTCATGTGGTAACTGTTAACGATTATTTGGCAAAAAGAGACAAAGCCTGGATGGGACCAATTTTTGAATTTCATGGCTTAACAACTGATTGTATTGATTATCATCAACCAAATTCTGATGCCAGAAGAAAAGCATATAACGCTGATATTACTTACGGAACAAATAACGAATTCGGATTCGACTATCTTAGAGATAACATGGCAAGCTCTAAAGACGATCTTGTACAAAGAGCTCCCAATTACGCAATTATAGATGAGGTAGACTCTGTTTTAATTGATGACGCCAGAACTCCCTTAATAATTTCCGGTCCAGTACCAGAAGGAGATAGACATGAATTTACAGAATTAAAACCTCTAGTAGCAGATATAGTTGCGCTACAAAAACAACATTTAATTGGCGTACTTGCAGAAGCAAAAAAACTACTCGCAGAAGGCAATACAAAAGATGGTGGCTTTTTATTATTAAGAGTATACAGAGGGTTACCGAAAAATAAAGCACTTATCAAATTCTTATCACAAGAAGGGAACAAACAAATCCTTCAAAAAACTGAGAATTTTTATATGCAAGATAACAATAAACTAATGCCAGAAGTAGATGAAGACCTATGGTTTGTTGTTGAAGAAAAAAATAATCAAATAGATTTAACAGACAAAGGAATTGCTCATTTATCTAATAAAACAGCAGATGATTCTTTCTTTGTTTTACCAGATATTGGTGTAAAAATTGGAGACATAGACTCTTCTGAAGCCACCGCAGAAGAAAAAGCGAGCTTAAAAGAAGAACTTTACAAAGATTTTAGCATTAAAAGTGAGCGCATTCACACCATGAATCAACTTTTGAAAGCATACACTGTTTTTGAAAAAGATGTGGAATATGTTGTTATGGACAATAAAGTGATGATAGTTGATGAGCAAACAGGTCGTATAATGGACGGACGACGTTACTCGGACGGACTCCATCAGGCAATTGAAGCTAAAGAAAACGTAAAAATTGAAGATGCAACGCAAACTTTTGCTACGGTAACTTTACAAAATTACTTTAGAATGTACCGAAAACTTTCGGGTATGACAGGTACAGCCATAACAGAAGCAGGAGAACTTTGGGAAATTTACAAACTAGATGTTGTAGAAATTCCAACTAACAAACCAATTCAAAGAGACGACAAACAAGATCTAGTTTATAAAACTGCTCGTGAAAAATACAACGCTGTTATTGAAGATATTGTAAAATTGGTAGCTGAAAAAAGACCTGTTTTAGTAGGAACAACATCTGTTGAAATATCAGAATTATTAGGAAGGATGTTGCAAATGCGTAAAATTCCTCATAATATTCTTAATGCAAAACTACATAAAAAAGAAGCAGATGTAGTGGCAGAAGCTGGTAAACCTGGTGTTGTAACTATTGCAACGAATATGGCAGGACGTGGTACAGACATTAAACTTTCGGAGGCTGTAAAACAAGCTGGCGGTTTGGCTATTATTGGTACAGAAAGACACGATTCTAGAAGGGTAGACAGACAGTTAAGGGGTCGTGCAGGAAGACAAGGTGATGTTGGATCGTCTCAATTTTATGTAGCTTTAGATGATAATTTAATGCGTCTTTTTGGTTCTGATAGAATTGCCAAAATGATGGATAGAATGGGCCTTAAAGAAGGAGAAGTTATACAGCACTCTATGATTACAAAATCTATCGAAAG encodes:
- a CDS encoding DUF2795 domain-containing protein codes for the protein MYWTLELASYLADAPWPATKDELIDYAIRTGSPLEVVENLQDIEDEGDAYDSIIEIWPDYPTEDDYLWNEDEY
- the secA gene encoding preprotein translocase subunit SecA is translated as MSILNSVIKLFVGDKQQKDLKFLQPVVEDVKKFEAAISKLSNDELRAKTSQFKKQLLEATQSFDSKIATLEEEAKNADIDRQEDIYSEIDALKDEAYAISEKTLLTIMPEAFAVVKETAKRFAENEEIEVTATAFDRELSGIRDHISLDGEKAIWANSWDAAGKPVTWDMVHYDVQLIGGAVLHQGKVAEMMTGEGKTLVSTLPVYLNALSGNGVHVVTVNDYLAKRDKAWMGPIFEFHGLTTDCIDYHQPNSDARRKAYNADITYGTNNEFGFDYLRDNMASSKDDLVQRAPNYAIIDEVDSVLIDDARTPLIISGPVPEGDRHEFTELKPLVADIVALQKQHLIGVLAEAKKLLAEGNTKDGGFLLLRVYRGLPKNKALIKFLSQEGNKQILQKTENFYMQDNNKLMPEVDEDLWFVVEEKNNQIDLTDKGIAHLSNKTADDSFFVLPDIGVKIGDIDSSEATAEEKASLKEELYKDFSIKSERIHTMNQLLKAYTVFEKDVEYVVMDNKVMIVDEQTGRIMDGRRYSDGLHQAIEAKENVKIEDATQTFATVTLQNYFRMYRKLSGMTGTAITEAGELWEIYKLDVVEIPTNKPIQRDDKQDLVYKTAREKYNAVIEDIVKLVAEKRPVLVGTTSVEISELLGRMLQMRKIPHNILNAKLHKKEADVVAEAGKPGVVTIATNMAGRGTDIKLSEAVKQAGGLAIIGTERHDSRRVDRQLRGRAGRQGDVGSSQFYVALDDNLMRLFGSDRIAKMMDRMGLKEGEVIQHSMITKSIERAQKKVEENNFGIRKRLLEYDDIMNAQREFVYKRRRNALDGKRLQVDIANMIYDTCESIINQNKPTKNFENFEFELIKFSAMSAPFSKEEFEKSSEKELIDKLYNVVTAHYKSKIERNAILAYPVIKDVFENEGDKYERIVVPFTDGTKSLQVVTNLKEAYETEGKSLVTDFEKNITLAIIDENWKEHLRKMDELKQSVQNASYEQKDPLLIYKFEAFELFKITVDEINKEVLSFLFKGELPTQDRSQISEARQQKRQALNTSKAAVQNSTEQAIQNSRQQSSEPVETVVREQPKIGRNEKVTIKNVMSGEEKQVKYKQAIPLIEKGEFVIVQK